In Gossypium hirsutum isolate 1008001.06 chromosome A10, Gossypium_hirsutum_v2.1, whole genome shotgun sequence, the DNA window TTTATCTTTCtacaaatttcaataatttaataattctATTATATAGATTTTAAGTCATTCGTGTCATTTCTTTTGTGTTTTAGTTATTTCTGTCAAGCAACGTGTCATGTCTTATATTGGCAACTCTATATCAGGATGCAACATTAAGAGTATCCATAAATTATCTAGTACTCAATTAGCCTACATCTATGAAACTGCTCAAACAAGAAATTGTGTATAGAAATATGCAAAGTACCAAGCAACAAATCACAACATGCAAAACAAAAGCCACATAGGAATATCAGCAATCAGCCAAAGGATTTGTTAGAAAACTAGTTGCAAAACACTCATAATACTGTAAACATGCAGCTTCACTAAACCACTGTGGCACTTGAGCTTATGTTGCTCTAACACTTTATTCCAACACATTTTAGACATGGGTAAATAAAAGTATCCACATCAAGTTCATGCCCATATTCAAAACTAACACCCCAGTCTAAATAACATAGGCTTGAAAAAATAAAGGATACTCATAAGATGTGAAAAATCCTAAACATACATCCTTAGCACCAAACAGTTAATGatttaagaacacataatcaaAAGACAGTTGGCAAACATGAAAACGTGCATCAATGGAATAAAAAGATGAACTATTTATAGTTAACAGGCACATCACGTGCAACAAAAGATGACTGGTGCAGTTTCTAGAAACAACCTAACCATCAATATGTAAACACAGTAAAATAAACTCCAGGCTGCTTTATAGCAAGAAGAGTAATGATTACCTAATGTGCCTTTGCCTAATCAACACACGAGCATGGTGAATCGACTTGGCCATCCCAGTCTTGAATACTAGTGTTTGCAAACGACGCTCAAGAAAGTTCTCAACAGTCAAAGCCAAGACGTAATCAAGCTTGTTTTGGCTCTCATCCAAAAGTCCATACCTATTCATCCTACGAAGAAGTGCTTCACCTTCAAAAATACGCCGAGGGTTCTTCTCATCAAGAGTGAGAAGATCCCTAGCAGCATTACGGATACGGCTCAAAGCATACTGAACCCTCCACAACTCCCTCTTACATCGGAGTCCATACTCTCCTACAAGTCTCAACTCTGCATCCAATCGTTCCTTTTCATAAGGACGCCTAGGCTTCTTAAAGGTCTTCCCATCTACAACCACACATCAATTTCATCACCATCATCCTCATcaacaagaacaacaacaatAATGTGATTCAACTAATTAGTAAGTCAGGGAACAATCATATAACCGCAAATGAGCACAAAACAATCATAACGATATCTTCTTTTTTTAATCATATCAAGAAAAGCACCAAAACCATTAACCTAAACAAGTATATTTATCAAATAGGATCCGAGAGTACCGAACACCAATCAACCAATTATGCTGTTTTTTAGGTCATATAATCTACAAAGTCGGAAACCATACAAACGTTAAATCCCCACTGGAGACCAGTAAGATTCAAGCTGCTTGAAACCTCAAATATGGAATCTTTCTAACTGCTTTATATCAATTATAATATAATCTTCTCCTTAATTACCAAATAGTAATCTAATAGAATACATCAACAGGTAACAAATAGATCAAATCGGCTAAGAAATAAGAATAAAGCGAAATCCAAGGTAAAGATCATTTCTAACAACCTAAACTACATCAAACACAAAAAAACCCcgcttattaaataaaaaagcgAGAACTATAGTATTATACCAGCTAAATACAAAAGTCCATTTCtcagaaccaaaaaaaaaatcgaaaaacgGAATAAAATTGGGTAAAACATTCACTTTCATAGTATAATACAAACTCAGTTGAAACTACAGAATACgaagaaaagaaagcaaaaaataATGAAAGTGGAGTCGGGAAAAGACAATGGAATTAGCTTACAGTTGCGGTAGAAACTGACGTGAACCATGTCGGCGCCGGCTTCTCGTCAGAGCCGAGATAGAAACAGGGTGGGTGCAAAAGGAAGAAGCCgaagttaaaaagaaagatgaggCGAAGCGTGATCTTTTATATTACggaaacccaaaaccctaaaatttcccCATCCTTTTTAGGGCTTTTAACGGGCTCTTTTGGTGAATAGGATTCAATGTCTTCTATTTTGGGCCTTTTGTGTTCAACCGTTGAACgacattaattaaaattatagaatacagaattcaaatattaaaatggACGAAACTCGAATAAGTTCAAATCTGAAAAAGTTGTGAGTCTAACAAATTTAGAATCCGAAtttaatactataaaataaaataaatcaaattgcaATTAATAATTGCATTCTAATAtctttaagtaattaattaaaataaatttttaatatatgatgaaataactattttaaatattttagataTATTCTAAGGCTGAAAGTTTACTATTTCAtaatgaatataaattataatgtaTTACTTCAACTTAAGTTTATCtaatcaattattttaaatagcaatataattaattcataatttattataatttgtactGAGAAGTGACAATAACAAATGTCGAttgtaattaaaatatcatattacaataaaaatactcttttttagaaaaaaaaatcgtaTCCATTAATAAACCAATGTGGAAAACTCAAAACAAAGATAAAACAAAGGGAGCACCTAAACCCAAGTTATTAAGCTTGTCCAATACACTTAATCCtagctccttattttatcatttaaactaGACGATTTTTTAGCATTAACAATATTAGCAATATCAAAAGGATAGTCAATACAATTGGTGTAATTCGCTCTCAATAAAGCTCTCGTTGCCAAGACATGAGCAGCCTTATTAGCGTCCCTATAAATCCAGCATTACAAATAAGACTAAAATCTAAGGCAATAAAGACACAATCCATTAGTAACAAACCTGAATTTGAGGCATCTACTTCACCAAGAAGAAAAGCAAAGTCTTTGACTATTAGTCTCCATTACAATGTTATCTAAATACAAAGACTTGAGCTAGAAAAGGACATCCCGCATCGCAATAATTTCTGACTAAAAGTGATCAAGAGTGCTCTTC includes these proteins:
- the LOC107897595 gene encoding 40S ribosomal protein S9-2, which codes for MVHVSFYRNYGKTFKKPRRPYEKERLDAELRLVGEYGLRCKRELWRVQYALSRIRNAARDLLTLDEKNPRRIFEGEALLRRMNRYGLLDESQNKLDYVLALTVENFLERRLQTLVFKTGMAKSIHHARVLIRQRHIRVGRQVVNIPSFMVRVDSQKHIDFSLTSPFGGGRPGRVKRKNQRAAAKKAAGGDGDDEEDE